A window from Methylococcus mesophilus encodes these proteins:
- a CDS encoding lytic transglycosylase domain-containing protein, with amino-acid sequence MVKQFARGFVCIVPALLLVACSSRTVAPRKDAPAQAVPSAESVTSQDLDFMPRSRPRAEYMTRYFGGLFPRYPALEPQVAFWRNVYAEWSRSQVALHDDRHMGLVYEVVDLPGEAGGGFTPSQKSLVQARVDYWKYRLRNLEDKLASRAPLDAADQQLARRIGEQADVRTAIRGAAERLRYQRGLRERFKRGLEISGRYDEHFRRIFRNAGLPEELAFLPHVESSFQANARSSAGAVGVWQFTAGAAKTFMNGQDSVAARLDPIASAHGAARYLSHAYGKLGSWPLAVTSYNHGIGGMQKAKNTYGHNFERIVQDYDHPLFGFASRNYYAEFLAAAEIASDPDRFFPEGVDYESPLDHAPSPFSVAGDSPVRPHRQVSHKAPAKPAKGSHVHFAKFSKPLHGKAGRPHVAVSIRHAAKAKTARPAAASGRSGDKLRLARSR; translated from the coding sequence ATGGTCAAGCAATTCGCTCGAGGGTTCGTCTGCATCGTTCCGGCCTTGCTGCTGGTCGCGTGTTCCTCGCGCACCGTGGCACCGAGGAAGGATGCGCCGGCACAGGCCGTCCCTTCGGCCGAATCGGTGACATCCCAGGATCTCGATTTCATGCCGAGGAGCCGGCCACGGGCGGAGTACATGACTCGTTATTTCGGGGGACTGTTTCCGCGGTACCCCGCTCTTGAGCCCCAGGTCGCCTTCTGGCGCAATGTCTATGCGGAGTGGAGCCGGTCCCAGGTCGCCCTGCACGATGACCGTCACATGGGCTTGGTTTACGAGGTCGTCGATCTGCCGGGGGAGGCCGGTGGCGGTTTTACGCCCAGCCAGAAATCCCTGGTGCAGGCGCGGGTCGATTACTGGAAATACCGCTTGCGGAACCTGGAGGACAAGCTGGCATCAAGGGCGCCGCTGGACGCCGCCGACCAGCAGCTGGCCCGGCGGATCGGGGAGCAGGCGGACGTCCGGACGGCAATCCGGGGTGCTGCCGAGCGTCTCCGCTATCAGCGGGGCCTGCGGGAGCGTTTCAAGCGCGGCCTGGAAATCAGCGGGCGCTACGACGAGCATTTCCGCCGCATTTTCCGCAACGCCGGCCTGCCCGAGGAACTGGCTTTTCTGCCCCACGTCGAGTCCTCGTTCCAGGCCAATGCCAGATCCTCCGCGGGTGCGGTCGGCGTCTGGCAGTTCACCGCCGGGGCCGCCAAGACCTTCATGAACGGCCAGGACAGCGTTGCCGCGCGTCTGGACCCGATCGCGTCCGCCCATGGCGCGGCGCGCTATCTCAGCCATGCCTATGGCAAGCTCGGGAGCTGGCCGCTGGCCGTGACTTCCTATAATCACGGCATCGGCGGAATGCAGAAGGCGAAGAACACTTACGGACACAATTTCGAACGCATCGTCCAGGATTACGACCATCCGCTATTCGGCTTCGCCTCCCGTAATTACTATGCGGAGTTTCTGGCTGCGGCGGAGATCGCCAGCGATCCGGACCGGTTCTTCCCGGAAGGGGTGGATTACGAAAGTCCGCTGGATCACGCGCCCAGCCCGTTCAGCGTGGCGGGCGATTCTCCGGTGCGGCCTCATCGGCAGGTTTCGCACAAGGCACCCGCCAAACCCGCGAAGGGGAGCCACGTCCATTTCGCCAAGTTCTCCAAACCCTTGCACGGCAAGGCCGGACGCCCGCATGTGGCCGTGAGTATCCGCCACGCCGCAAAAGCCAAGACCGCGCGTCCTGCCGCCGCCTCGGGCAGGAGCGGAGACAAACTGCGTCTTGCGCGTTCACGCTGA
- a CDS encoding NAD(+)--dinitrogen-reductase ADP-D-ribosyltransferase, translated as MAGPHSPPESQRSHNVALAGHSTNLVGIPTGLLASPDFNQHPLPLRIHGTREANSSLFARLSGCESLHEAGDVFQDYMSVVFGFEEEQRRGEDRQGRRRFRGSYLRLLQDWGFDSNNPQGAVLKGWVESRFGLFPTFHKQPLTGFAAPAWMGYVEEKMATRFHNNCIYLQLDLLFEFCQWVIARFKTPSRRHIRLYRGVDNVGEFCTLGSGNGREILVRLNNIVSFSSDRTHAGQFGAYILETEVPVVKLLFFNDLLPCHPLRGEAEYLVIGGNYRVRLTV; from the coding sequence ATGGCCGGCCCGCATTCTCCACCCGAAAGTCAGCGCTCGCACAACGTTGCCCTCGCAGGGCACAGCACCAATCTCGTCGGGATCCCAACTGGACTTCTCGCCAGCCCGGACTTCAACCAGCATCCCCTGCCGCTGCGCATCCACGGTACACGCGAGGCCAACAGCAGTCTGTTTGCCAGGCTGAGCGGCTGCGAAAGTCTTCATGAGGCGGGGGACGTCTTCCAGGATTATATGAGCGTGGTGTTCGGTTTCGAGGAGGAGCAGCGCCGCGGTGAAGACAGGCAGGGACGGCGACGGTTCCGGGGCAGTTACCTGCGCCTGCTGCAGGACTGGGGCTTCGATTCCAACAATCCGCAAGGGGCGGTGTTGAAGGGTTGGGTCGAGAGCCGCTTCGGCTTGTTCCCCACTTTCCACAAGCAGCCGCTGACCGGATTCGCTGCCCCTGCCTGGATGGGCTACGTCGAAGAGAAAATGGCGACCCGCTTCCACAACAACTGTATCTATTTGCAGCTCGACCTGCTTTTCGAGTTTTGCCAATGGGTGATCGCGCGCTTCAAGACGCCGTCGCGCCGTCACATCAGGCTGTACCGCGGGGTCGACAACGTCGGCGAATTCTGCACCCTGGGCTCCGGCAACGGACGGGAAATCCTGGTGCGCCTCAACAATATCGTCTCGTTCTCCAGCGACCGAACGCATGCGGGGCAGTTCGGCGCCTATATCCTCGAAACCGAAGTGCCGGTCGTGAAGCTCCTGTTCTTCAACGACCTGCTGCCGTGCCATCCCTTGCGTGGAGAGGCCGAGTATCTGGTGATAGGCGGGAATTACCGGGTAAGGCTCACGGTATGA